The Epinephelus lanceolatus isolate andai-2023 chromosome 10, ASM4190304v1, whole genome shotgun sequence genomic sequence ATCTGGTTCAGTTTATTATTTCTATTCATGACAAGAACATCCTCATGAGTAAGGCTACAGTGCACAGGAGTGTGTTTCACCAGGCTGCAGTAGCCTGAGAAAAattaaatgtgaatgtgaataacACAGTTCAAATAGGGGCCAAAATATTATCCTTAAAGGGAGACATGCAAAACCACAACAACTTATCagtgtacagaaaaaaaaacagtatcagATATATGTGGTATTTTCACAATATAATTTTATTGAAAATAGAATACAAAAATATGATACATAAATATTGAGCATAAAATCAGCACTACAAAAATATTTGCTTGTGTTGGCACATTCAGTCTGCATGTATGAACATGGTCACTgtgacaaaaacatcaacaacaagaGGAAATGCTCGCAGTATAATGCTTCTCTTTATAAAACGGAGTATAATAGAAACAAAGACATTataaaaatacatcagtaaagataCAATGATACCACTGATAATACCAGTACAGGAAATAACATGATGTAATACAGcaaatgaaaatgttgaaatatgGTCTGTCTGCAGTTGCATTCAGGGGCCACTTGGTTTAAAACCTGAGTGCTACTGTCATTTATGAGAAGCTGTACTTTTCAGCTGACACTGATGTCAGTTAACTGGTGAGAGTTAGTTCTCCTTTATATTTTGGAGACATTTTGCTATTATGCTTACCAATGGTAGAGCTGCAGTACCGAAATGCAGGAAATGCACGGAGAGATGACATACAACAAATGTCCCCAGCTTGAATCAAACCCCGGATGTTGCATAACCACATGACTCCCCCTCTAAAGGTGCTGAATGTCTGCGTATATCACCCCCAATGATGTCATGGTGATGTCAGTGCAGTATCTCAGTTTGGGCCTCAAGACTACACATTCATAACAGAAGCCTGACAGACATGAGCACTAACTAGGCTGAGAGGGTGTAAGGACAGACACTATCTAGTTGCATCGTGGGAAGTGTAGGATTTGGTCTTTATGGATTTTTTTGGAAATTCTCAATATACAAATTCTCATAAATgacaatattaaatatttacatgTCCAAAAAGGAGCAGGAAGTATACATGTATTTGTCCTACCCCTTCTCCATATCTCAAACTCTCAATTTACTCAATATTTAACAAACATACAACAATATATAAACAAtatattctttttaaatttacaaCCCAACCAGTGTCACTCATAACTTCAACTATTTAGAACAAAATGACTTTATGTTCATCCTACCAATCCTTACTACCCAGACAATATCAGCCTCTGCTGCTtatattatttttaacattCGATATTGAGATACCCACATATTTAAGAgtgcataataataataataacaataataataataatattaataaatctTGCTGTTTTTTAtgggaaacaaaacaacaaaaagagtgtctgacagaaaaaaagtaggAGATATTGAATACTAAcataaaatctgttttattaaaaaaatgctgaaCAGCTCAACCAGCAACAACAGTACAGTATATAAAGAAGCCTTGTGATTGGAGGAACAAGCTCAGAAGGAGGGAGCCACTGGGAAAAAAGTCTAATGAAAAACTTTAAGTGTAAATTGACTGGATGGGATGCCTATTCAGTCTGCATGACAGAGTATAGAGTGTAATGATTTGAAAAtaatctgttttcttttgtgaaatGCTGATTAATATCAGTAGAAATTTTGCAgagacattttcaaaatttgaCAGGGAAATGCTCTGCTGTGCACAGACACTGCAAAGGTTAAACTGACAGCTTGGTTAtacacttcctctctttgtcaGGTTGTGGTTTTCTCTAGGTTGAGGTTAGGTGCAAATCTACCGGTACATATGCTATGAAACTTGCAATAAGTGTTTCCAGCTGCACCAGGGACTTTTTGCTGTGCAACACTCTGATACACACAAAACCGATGCACTTGTAAGAGTGGTCATCATCAATCAAAGTTAATATTTGTTTCCCCCCTCTTACTTAATGGTGTTTGCTCTGATTGAATGCAAGGAAATGGTGAGTAACCGAGTCTGCCTCTGGATTGTTGCAGCACTGTGCGTCTGTTGTTTCTTTTGGCAGCTGATATGAAATGAGGTTACTGGGGCTTCTGATGCTGACGTTGACAGCTGGTGTAGTTGACACAGTTTCTTATTCAGTTTCTGCCAGTAGCATTATTAATCAGGGAAAACTACATGTAATTCATAAACAATATCTCTCTATATATCTAAAAGCATATTTACAGTACAATTCCATTATACATTTGTATGTCTATGGAACTTATAAAAGTATAATATGACAACATCATGAGACCATAAACCTCATGTCGCTCAAGctaacacacagtcacatgtaCTTCCCTATATTATTAATAACCACTCACTAGCTAACCTAGTTCCCCTTCCAAGACCTAAAATGTACCCTATCATTAGAAGTATATTATACATGACCTTCCTAAAAAAGCAATGCATAGATTCATACAAAAGGAACTGCCCTCAGTCATCAcctatgacccactagaagtgtgggGCGGTGTCTGTATCTACAGAGAACCTGCCCTTTGCCTGTATTTTTTTAGTactttggtttgttttggatGTTTGTGGGTGTAAACTTTTCGGACGTGGTGCGTAGCCCCCAGCTAAAAGCAACGCAAGGTCAGGACTTTTAAGAAAAAGCTTAGTGACCAGGTTACATCACTGTCCccgtctctctcctctgctctgtggatGTGAACGGCAGGTTTGTGCATCTttttgatacacacacaccgcgtgcacacacacacacacacacacacacacacacacacatagaagtGGATGCAATGAAACATGCGTTTAGGCTGAATTCAGACAAAATCCAGCAATGCAGCACCTTAGGTAGGGTTGTGTGGAGGTGTGGGCATGCTTATTTGTGCTTTAGaacacttaaaaataaatctaaataatcttttatttctctgattaagcccctttcccactggacaaaaatccactaacacccactaacatgtGGCTTTTGTGTTGGAAAGGTTACGATCGGCATTCACTCATGggggacaaatgactctgaagtagtcacaggtatttatcagctccagctctgatgCAGTAGACACCTGACACCCAGATTGgcatgctaattttagcccctttgcgGGAAAGATGCAATGGCTGGCCATCTCCatccaagcagcgctcaaacatcaTTTAAACTTTAGTCTGCACTGGTCTTGgtctgcactgagtttgaaGAGACTGAGTAAGTAAGACATATAAAGAACAGGTAACCACCTTTAACATCTTCACTGGCCTCCATCCTGCTTTCtattgtttactaacctgttttatGGTCTGTTTGTGACGTCAAACATaacacatcagaaaaaaaaaacagacaggcatactgctgcagagctgtgtgcaTGGTGGAAAAGGGCATCAGTCTGATTGAGCTAAAGAAAGAGAGGCCAAGTCTGAATGTTGTGTTTAGGAACAGTAAGCGATAAATTTTACATAGCATGCGTTTACCCGCAACCCAACTGTAATCTTAAGTAAACTGACGTCCTAAAATAGTCTATAAGTGAGCATTAGCCAGAATTACCTCTTTCTGACTTCACAAGAAAAATGACCTCATCTTGGAAACAACCACACAGACCGAAACACGCATCACACAGCAGTGCTCCTCTCGTCCAGACTGGAGGTCTGTGAGTAGACTGATGTTGAGATTCTGTCCTGAGGTATGCAGACCTTGACCATCTGACACAGCCTGCAAGGAGTTCTGTTTATCAACCGCAGCAGATGCTTCCTAAACTTCTCCCCTACAAACACGTACAGGATGGGGTTGAGGCAGCAGTGAGAGTAGGCAATGGCCTCAGTCACTTGTAAAGCCAATGTGATGGCTTTGCTGCTTTCGCATGATGTATAGATGTCCAATAGCTCCAGCGCTTTAAAAAACGATGCCACATTGTAGGGGACCCAGCAGCAGAAGAAAACAGCAACTACTATGAAAACTAAACGGATGGCCTGTTTCTTGGATGACTGGCTATACAGCAGCCTCCACACAATCTGTGAGTAGCAGACAATCATGATGACAATCGGGACAAACAGACccaaaatgttcattttaaaaaggCTGAAGACCCTCCAGAAGTGAGAGTTGAATGCAGGGGCGTTAACTGTGTGATATTCAGGGGAGCAGAACGTAGAATTATTGAAAGACTGCTGTTTGAGAAAGATCATGTCAGGGAAAGAAGCAAAGAATCCAACAATCCAAGTGACAGCAGCTGCAATCATTCCAAAGGACCTCGTCCGTACCCTCAGGGCGTAAACAGCCTGGACTATAGCAAGGTACCGGTCGATGCTCATTAGACTGATGAAAAAGATCCCACAGTAAAACACAATGTAATAAATACCCAGGACTACTTTGCACATCCCATCCCCAAATCGCCACTGGTCCCGGGCTTGGTGGGCTAGGAAGGGAAGGGTACACACCAAGAGGAGGTCAGCAACAGCCAAATTTAGGAGGCACACATCTGTCATGCTGCGGAGTCGCACCCCACAAGTAATGACCCAGATGACCAGAGAATTACCCAGAAGACCCAGGATGAAGAAAATGGCATAGAGGGGTGGCAGAAAAGTGGCCGCATGTCGCTCATACGTACACAACCCGAAGCCTTCTTCAGGGTAGTCAGAGTAAGAGTAGTAATCTATTCCGGTCACAGAGGTGATATTGGTGATGGGTGCTGTAGTAGAGCTGGTGAGGAACAGGGAAACAAGGAACAATGCATGATTAGAAAGTTCCCTTTATTTCAGGTCAGTTTATTGGATCTGTTAACCATTAATGGATAAAATCAACAAACTAAAACATGAGTTGCCAGCAAGCTTTGAGACTcaacttgacttgagacttgaaggcaAAATATTGAGGACTGAGACGTGACTTAGTGACATAGTAATATTGAAAAAAAGCTGCACTGAACA encodes the following:
- the ccr8.2 gene encoding C-C chemokine receptor type 5, whose product is MTMAATTTAVVAFSGMTGNSSTVNFLSSTTAPITNITSVTGIDYYSYSDYPEEGFGLCTYERHAATFLPPLYAIFFILGLLGNSLVIWVITCGVRLRSMTDVCLLNLAVADLLLVCTLPFLAHQARDQWRFGDGMCKVVLGIYYIVFYCGIFFISLMSIDRYLAIVQAVYALRVRTRSFGMIAAAVTWIVGFFASFPDMIFLKQQSFNNSTFCSPEYHTVNAPAFNSHFWRVFSLFKMNILGLFVPIVIMIVCYSQIVWRLLYSQSSKKQAIRLVFIVVAVFFCCWVPYNVASFFKALELLDIYTSCESSKAITLALQVTEAIAYSHCCLNPILYVFVGEKFRKHLLRLINRTPCRLCQMVKVCIPQDRISTSVYSQTSSLDERSTAV